In [Limnothrix rosea] IAM M-220, one DNA window encodes the following:
- a CDS encoding CobW family GTP-binding protein yields MVTVSSQAPSADTVAENQGGLPVTIITGFLGSGKTTLLNHILSNQEGLKTAVLVNEFGEIGIDNELIVTTDENMVELSNGCVCCTINEDLVNAVHKILEREDKIDYLVVETTGLADPLPVALTFLGTELRDMTRLDSIVTVVDCANYSLDLFNSEAAYSQIAYGDIILLNKTDLVDEADVDSLEVRIRDIKEGARILRTQKSQVPLALLLSVGLFESDKYYDEAESHSHHDHDHDHDHDHGHAHNHSHDHAHDHEHDDHVCTPDCDHDHDHHHHHSNHLENDGFTSISIQSDKPFNIRKFQYFLDNQMPVSVFRAKGLLWFDESPLRHVFHLSGKRFTIDDSEWKKGEVKKNQLVLIGQNLDEATLREQIENCICLPSANRGKGFS; encoded by the coding sequence ACCACATCCTCAGCAATCAAGAAGGTTTAAAGACAGCGGTACTCGTTAATGAGTTTGGCGAAATTGGCATTGACAATGAGCTGATTGTCACTACTGACGAAAATATGGTCGAGCTGAGCAATGGTTGCGTCTGTTGCACCATTAACGAAGATCTTGTCAATGCGGTGCACAAGATTTTAGAGCGCGAGGACAAAATCGATTATCTTGTCGTAGAAACAACGGGTTTGGCGGATCCTTTGCCTGTTGCCCTCACATTTCTTGGGACAGAGCTACGGGATATGACTCGCCTAGATTCAATTGTGACAGTCGTTGACTGCGCCAACTACAGCTTAGATTTGTTTAATAGTGAAGCTGCCTATAGCCAAATCGCCTATGGTGATATTATTTTGCTCAACAAAACGGATCTGGTTGACGAAGCGGATGTGGATTCCTTAGAAGTGCGGATCCGCGATATTAAGGAGGGTGCTAGGATTTTGCGTACCCAAAAATCCCAAGTGCCTCTAGCTCTTCTCTTGAGTGTTGGCTTGTTTGAGTCGGATAAGTATTACGACGAAGCTGAAAGTCATAGTCACCACGACCACGACCACGACCATGACCATGATCACGGGCACGCCCACAATCACAGCCATGATCATGCCCATGACCACGAGCATGATGATCATGTCTGTACACCAGACTGTGACCATGATCACGACCATCACCATCACCACTCTAATCATCTAGAAAATGATGGTTTTACTTCTATTTCTATTCAAAGTGATAAGCCTTTTAATATCAGAAAATTTCAGTATTTCCTTGATAATCAAATGCCTGTGAGTGTGTTTCGGGCAAAGGGGCTGCTTTGGTTTGATGAAAGTCCTTTACGTCATGTTTTTCACTTGAGTGGTAAGCGTTTTACGATTGATGATTCTGAATGGAAAAAGGGTGAGGTTAAGAAAAATCAGCTTGTGCTAATTGGTCAAAATCTTGATGAGGCAACTCTCAGGGAACAAATCGAAAATTGTATTTGTTTACCTTCTGCAAACCGTGGAAAAGGATTTTCCTAA
- a CDS encoding GIY-YIG nuclease family protein, whose product MDLPVLNELNLFPYIDSRGAIASNFDAKIGIYAIYDATETLRYIGYSRDFKKSLQQHLVRCPDQCHWLKIHTCDRPSRTLLEEIKNTWIQENGTLPDGNSLAEARWTEPIDIKPHLTPAQNAEIAAAEEIQKTKILKNHARRLEAEIIENLQARGLKIEIRFQPKPKEQGLLDLK is encoded by the coding sequence ATGGATTTGCCTGTACTCAACGAATTAAACCTATTTCCCTACATCGACAGCCGCGGGGCGATCGCCTCCAACTTCGATGCCAAAATCGGAATTTACGCCATCTACGATGCCACCGAAACCCTCCGCTACATTGGCTATTCCCGCGATTTCAAAAAAAGTTTACAACAACACCTAGTCCGCTGCCCCGACCAATGCCACTGGCTAAAGATTCATACCTGCGATCGCCCAAGCCGGACATTACTCGAAGAAATCAAAAACACTTGGATCCAAGAAAATGGCACCTTACCCGACGGTAACAGCCTAGCCGAAGCCCGCTGGACCGAACCCATTGACATCAAACCCCATCTCACCCCAGCTCAAAACGCAGAAATAGCAGCAGCCGAAGAAATTCAAAAAACCAAAATCCTCAAAAACCATGCCCGTCGCCTCGAAGCCGAAATCATCGAAAATCTACAAGCAAGAGGCCTCAAAATTGAAATCCGCTTTCAACCCAAACCCAAAGAACAAGGCCTACTCGACCTCAAATAA
- a CDS encoding DUF58 domain-containing protein, with product MARQKKDNWYLKLERRWVAPAYGGGVLGGVGLSFFGAATNTMAGWLYVLSGTIFAILLLGAILPVRSIKELEIGRSPIAPVSVGEVMQVRVQIINLSKASKSLVAAMDVLPEALGAPRRKVIEMLPPKDSLEWVYEIDALKRGIFHWDILALRTASPLGLFWCRRSRSVPARAVVYPQILPLNTCPIIDSIGSDESKKFESDRLHQNATEGVTKSIRNYRVGDPMRLIHWRSSARFGEFKVRELEITTGGEEVIICLDHQFDWNPESFEQAASAAASLYFYARRSQLNVKLWTAQTGVINNRLIILESLAGIQPDTTSAPKALPKSTLLWLTQNPASIETLSRGSRWIFFAGDNNDQSQPSSRRGLTINSTDALQMQLQKAVFSSIL from the coding sequence ATGGCACGGCAAAAAAAAGATAATTGGTATTTGAAGCTGGAACGACGCTGGGTAGCTCCGGCCTATGGTGGTGGTGTTTTAGGGGGGGTTGGGTTGTCGTTTTTTGGGGCGGCGACTAATACAATGGCGGGTTGGCTTTATGTGCTGAGTGGGACGATTTTTGCGATTTTATTGCTTGGGGCGATCTTGCCAGTGCGCTCTATTAAAGAATTAGAGATTGGGCGATCGCCGATTGCGCCTGTGAGTGTGGGTGAGGTGATGCAGGTTAGGGTGCAAATTATCAATCTGAGTAAGGCCTCGAAAAGTTTAGTGGCAGCGATGGATGTATTGCCGGAGGCATTGGGCGCACCTCGCCGTAAGGTGATCGAAATGTTACCCCCGAAGGATAGTTTGGAATGGGTTTATGAAATCGATGCCCTTAAACGGGGCATTTTCCATTGGGATATCTTGGCTCTGCGTACGGCTAGTCCCCTCGGTTTGTTTTGGTGTCGGCGATCGCGCTCAGTACCTGCTAGGGCTGTGGTGTATCCCCAAATTTTGCCGCTCAATACTTGCCCGATTATCGATAGTATTGGTTCGGATGAGAGCAAAAAATTCGAGAGTGATCGCCTCCATCAAAATGCGACTGAAGGTGTCACAAAATCGATCCGAAATTATCGAGTGGGCGACCCGATGCGTCTGATCCATTGGCGTAGTAGCGCAAGGTTTGGTGAGTTTAAAGTGCGGGAGTTAGAAATTACAACGGGCGGTGAAGAGGTCATTATTTGTCTTGATCATCAATTTGACTGGAACCCCGAAAGCTTTGAACAGGCGGCTAGCGCAGCGGCTTCTCTTTATTTCTACGCGCGGCGATCGCAGCTAAATGTCAAACTGTGGACGGCTCAAACGGGTGTGATTAATAATCGTTTAATTATTTTAGAATCCCTCGCAGGTATTCAGCCAGATACGACCAGTGCCCCTAAGGCTCTGCCGAAATCAACTTTACTTTGGCTAACTCAAAACCCTGCCAGCATCGAAACTTTGTCACGGGGCAGTCGCTGGATCTTTTTTGCTGGAGATAATAATGACCAGTCACAGCCATCGTCGCGACGGGGTTTAACCATTAACTCAACGGATGCCCTACAAATGCAATTACAAAAGGCGGTTTTTAGTTCCATTTTGTGA